From the Francisella frigiditurris genome, one window contains:
- a CDS encoding ArnT family glycosyltransferase, with the protein MLKKIYFFVKNRPFPFFILLITIIYLSLLGYAPLFDRDEGYYVSVAMNMHTSRDFLLPVYNGTYWLEKPVLLYWLMNASIYLFGTTIFAMRFHAALSGIFLIISMYFLLIKILKDKKIALIISASVTFMPLTVLLARASMIDMTLTLFTTLTLLTFFIGTESKVPNDRKWYYFSWACMGITFFAKGPVGIAFILPSVGIYLLIQNKLWNVIKRVNFPVGILIFCLVNIWYFIVFYTMGYKFWNDFFVQQIFNRSSESLVGGTAIFAGLGGVFFYIGIIFSTTGPFIALAISGLLMSFKKEFIKRRTIFDKLALYSSIVCIIATIVFSLAATKLPYYIFPIYPFLGILVGYFWSNFSLDRELGKKIKRVFWTIFSLSTFILVLAGVLVPTVILFLDWNNIVVAGEQNINPVEYGIPYRIPTNLWLAYLVALISLLTFIGFRYLYKKNNFSYMLKTIILGGLALSISASFIFSSIVNWLQKPSINMSEAIKTRISKDAEIAELALIKPSLHYYIGREIINEYAFKTDISIHHKELGIEHYDLIENLNEFNKKFEQDDPYYLIVRKGIGDYKDINKVYRLEEFGPYLLLGNKYALEQWQSSTN; encoded by the coding sequence ATTTTTTTGTAAAGAATAGACCATTTCCATTTTTTATCCTTTTGATAACTATTATTTATTTATCACTATTAGGATATGCCCCTTTATTTGATAGGGATGAAGGCTATTATGTTTCAGTAGCGATGAATATGCATACTTCAAGGGATTTTCTGTTACCTGTTTATAATGGCACTTATTGGTTAGAAAAACCGGTATTACTTTACTGGTTGATGAATGCTTCAATCTATTTATTTGGTACTACAATTTTTGCGATGAGATTTCATGCTGCGCTAAGTGGTATTTTCTTAATTATTTCTATGTACTTTCTATTAATAAAAATTTTAAAAGATAAGAAAATAGCATTAATAATCTCTGCTTCTGTTACTTTTATGCCTTTGACAGTTCTGTTGGCTAGAGCAAGCATGATAGACATGACATTAACTCTTTTTACTACTTTAACATTATTGACCTTTTTTATTGGTACTGAATCAAAAGTACCTAATGATAGAAAGTGGTACTATTTCTCATGGGCCTGTATGGGGATAACTTTTTTTGCAAAAGGTCCAGTTGGAATTGCATTTATTTTACCTTCTGTTGGAATATATTTACTTATTCAGAATAAACTATGGAATGTTATAAAAAGGGTTAACTTTCCAGTAGGAATATTAATTTTTTGTTTAGTTAATATCTGGTATTTTATAGTTTTCTATACTATGGGATATAAGTTTTGGAATGATTTTTTTGTTCAGCAAATCTTTAATCGAAGCTCGGAAAGTTTAGTTGGAGGAACAGCTATTTTTGCAGGCTTAGGAGGAGTGTTCTTTTATATTGGTATTATATTTTCAACTACTGGGCCGTTTATAGCTCTTGCTATTTCTGGGTTATTGATGAGTTTTAAAAAAGAGTTTATAAAAAGAAGAACTATCTTTGATAAATTGGCTTTATATTCATCTATTGTTTGTATTATAGCTACGATAGTTTTTAGCTTGGCAGCAACTAAGTTACCTTACTATATTTTCCCAATATATCCTTTTTTAGGGATTTTAGTTGGCTACTTTTGGAGTAATTTTAGTTTAGATAGAGAATTAGGAAAGAAAATAAAAAGAGTTTTTTGGACTATTTTTTCATTAAGTACTTTTATATTGGTTTTGGCTGGAGTTTTAGTGCCGACTGTAATACTTTTTTTAGATTGGAATAATATAGTTGTAGCAGGTGAACAAAATATTAATCCAGTAGAGTATGGCATTCCATATAGAATTCCAACTAATTTATGGCTAGCTTATTTAGTGGCCTTAATAAGTTTATTAACTTTTATTGGTTTTAGATACTTATATAAGAAGAATAACTTTTCTTATATGCTTAAAACAATAATCTTAGGAGGATTAGCTCTAAGCATATCTGCATCTTTTATTTTTAGCTCAATAGTAAATTGGCTACAAAAACCATCAATAAATATGTCAGAAGCGATAAAAACTAGAATATCTAAAGATGCTGAGATTGCTGAACTTGCATTAATTAAACCGTCTTTACACTATTATATAGGTAGGGAAATAATAAATGAGTATGCTTTTAAAACAGATATTTCAATACATCATAAAGAACTGGGTATAGAGCATTATGATCTAATTGAAAATCTTAATGAATTTAATAAAAAGTTTGAACAAGATGATCCTTATTATTTAATAGTTAGAAAAGGGATTGGTGATTATAAAGATATAAATAAAGTATATAGATTAGAAGAATTTGGACCATATTTATTGCTAGGTAATAAATATGCTTTAGAACAATGGCAAAGTTCTACAAATTAA